The following is a genomic window from Pseudomonadota bacterium.
TTCGTTTTGGACCAATATATGAGCGTTCTCGAAGGCAGCGCCTCCGCCATTCCGCGCCGTTTGATGGTACTTGATGAAGATGCCGAGCAGGCCCGCTACATCCTGCGCGAAGCCGGAGAGCTTGATGGCACTGCCTGAAAAAATCACCCACGACGCTCTTTTGGGCGGCCAAGTGACGCTGCGCCAACACGCCGCCGGATACCGCGTCGCAATGGACCCGGTGCTGCTGGCGGCGAGCGTCCCGGCGACAGGCGGCGAAGCGGTGCTCGATGTCGGCGCCGGCGCCGGCGCGGCGATGCTGTGCCTCGCCTGGCGCGTGCCCGGCATCAGGATCACCGGCGTCGAGGTGCAGAGCGAGCTGGTGCATCTGGCGGTCGAGAATATCGCTGATAATGGC
Proteins encoded in this region:
- a CDS encoding DUF2007 domain-containing protein, which encodes MLELLRLNDPVKLSFLEALLRDGGIESFVLDQYMSVLEGSASAIPRRLMVLDEDAEQARYILREAGELDGTA